The following proteins are co-located in the Solanum pennellii chromosome 1, SPENNV200 genome:
- the LOC107028675 gene encoding F-box protein CPR30-like (The RefSeq protein has 2 substitutions compared to this genomic sequence), with protein sequence MVVMMKLLQDVVINILLMLPVKSLMRLKCLSKSCYTLVQSSTFVNLHLNRPTTFRDGLILFKRSIKQDDDLHKTILSFLSGDDENHLSPINPDLDVPCMTSNYSNDFDQFIGPCQGIVALMDNLTTVLFNPSTRNYRMLPPSPFNIPPPFSYAIECVGFGFDNISNDYKVIRILDVYLEDHGYPQDFEKKIEVYDVDIDFWRELDHADQNFPTIYWLPSSQMFYQGSCHWIGISIEDALVILSFDLSTETFHTAKTPDSCYFMNGPSYGLAVLNDTFTLICYPRTERAKNTNEFTYIWLRKDYSGCDSWIKKYTIKGLPIQSPLAIWRECLLLFQCSNGFLMSCNLRSNEVSEYNLHGSPTSLRVIIYKESLTLIPRGYGSSTQIETF encoded by the coding sequence ATGGTTGTAATGATGAAACTGCCGCAAGATGTGGTTATTAATATACTTTTGATGCTTCCAGTCAAATCTCTCATGAGACTCAAATGTCTTTCAAAATCTTGTTACACTCTCGTGCAATCCTCTACTTTTGTGAATCTTCATCTTAACCGTCCCACAACATTCAGAGATGGCTTAATTCTTTTTAAACGCTCAATCAAACAAGATGATGACCTACATAAAACTATCTTGTCTTTTCTTTCAGGTGATGATGAGAATCATCTCAGCCCCATTAATCCAGATCTAGATGTGCCTTGTATGACCTCTAATTATAGCAATGACTTTGATCAATTTATTGGTCCTTGCCAAGGTATAGTTGCTTTGATGGATAACCTTACAACTGTATTATTTAATCCATCCACTAGAAATTATAGGATGCTTCCACCCAGTCCTTTCAATATACCACCGCCTTTCAGTTATGCTATTGAATGCGTAGGGTTTGGCTTTGACAATATATCAAATGATTACAAAGTTATTAGAATTCTGGACGTTTATCTGGAAGACCATGGGTACCCTCaagattttgagaaaaaaattgaggtTTATGATGTGGATATTGATTTTTGGAGAGAATTGGATCACGCCGATCAAAATTTCCCCACTATATATTGGTTGCCTAGTTCTCAGATGTTTTACCAGGGGTCTTGTCATTGGATTGGAATCTCGATAGAAGACGCACTGGTAAttctttcttttgatttgaGTACTGAGACGTTTCACACAGCAAAAACGCCCGACAGTTGTTATTTTATGAATGGTCCGTCTTATGGCCTAGCTGTCTTGAATGATACTTTTACATTAATTTGTTATCCACGAACAGAAAGAGCTAAGAATACAAATGAATTTACATACATATGGCTTAGGAAGGATTACAGTGGATGTGATTCCTGGATTaagaaatatacaattaaaGGTCTTCCTATTCAATCTCCATTGGCAATTTGGAGAGAATGTTTACTACTCTTTCAATGCAGTAATGGATTTTTGATGTCTTGCAATCTTCGTTCAAATGAAGTCAGTGAGTACAATTTACACGGTTCTCCTACAAGTCTAAGAGTTATAATTTACAAGGAAAGCTTAACTCTAATTCCAAGAGGATACGGGAGTAGCACACAAATTGAAAAATTTTAG